A window from Hymenobacter volaticus encodes these proteins:
- a CDS encoding FkbM family methyltransferase, which produces MVKQLRKILVQTLGFERYIRFVSDVYLRLVGAGWGKRQYPELFFLERIIKPGFVCLDIGANLGYYSVALSRLAGPEGQVLAVEPIPAFQAIWQDNVKRSGVRNLTLLPYALGGQNTTVQMGTPERDGLLHHGMTKVAASNPNEHYARTYDVPMRVPDDLLAHLPRLDFVKCDVEGFEFEVFRHMQATLRRFQPLIQTELNGLENRRAVVNLLAELGYKPFMLSERSELEPCTEAQLQSAVTADFYFQPRNSAV; this is translated from the coding sequence ATGGTGAAACAACTCCGCAAAATCCTGGTCCAGACGCTTGGCTTCGAGCGGTACATTCGTTTTGTGAGCGACGTGTACCTGCGGCTGGTAGGGGCGGGGTGGGGCAAACGGCAGTACCCGGAGCTGTTTTTCTTGGAAAGAATTATCAAGCCGGGTTTTGTGTGCCTCGACATTGGCGCCAACCTCGGCTATTATTCGGTTGCATTATCGCGCTTGGCGGGGCCGGAAGGACAGGTGCTGGCCGTCGAGCCGATTCCTGCTTTTCAAGCTATTTGGCAGGACAACGTCAAGCGCAGCGGTGTTCGCAACCTTACGCTGCTGCCTTACGCTCTCGGCGGCCAGAACACCACCGTGCAGATGGGCACCCCCGAGCGCGACGGCCTGCTCCACCACGGCATGACCAAAGTAGCCGCCAGCAACCCCAACGAACACTATGCCCGCACCTACGACGTGCCCATGCGCGTCCCCGATGACTTGTTGGCCCATTTGCCTCGCCTCGACTTTGTGAAGTGTGACGTGGAGGGTTTTGAGTTTGAGGTGTTTCGGCACATGCAAGCTACGCTGCGCCGTTTTCAGCCCCTCATCCAGACCGAGCTCAACGGGCTGGAAAATCGCCGGGCAGTAGTAAACTTGCTAGCCGAACTCGGCTACAAACCATTTATGCTTTCTGAGCGTTCTGAACTTGAACCCTGCACGGAGGCGCAACTGCAAAGTGCCGTCACGGCTGATTTCTACTTTCAACCCCGTAACTCGGCCGTTTAA
- a CDS encoding regulatory protein RecX, whose amino-acid sequence MNQFEKKKKTYTPGEALHKIAAFCAYQERNQKEVESKLREYGLDEDEAGEIIIRLSREKLLDEERYAKAFVRGHYRNKKWGRRRITQELKQKGISEFCIKSGMKEIDGDEYYQNLVDLLEKKDRQEKERNPRVRRQKMQVYLTGKGYESDLIKMALDELGKAPEEDDA is encoded by the coding sequence ATGAATCAGTTCGAAAAAAAGAAAAAAACCTACACGCCCGGCGAAGCTCTCCACAAAATAGCGGCCTTCTGCGCCTACCAGGAGCGCAATCAGAAAGAGGTGGAAAGTAAGTTGCGCGAATATGGCCTCGACGAAGACGAAGCCGGCGAAATCATCATCCGACTAAGCCGGGAAAAGCTGCTCGATGAGGAACGCTATGCCAAGGCATTTGTGCGCGGGCACTACCGCAACAAGAAGTGGGGGCGCCGCCGCATCACGCAAGAACTGAAGCAGAAAGGCATTTCCGAGTTCTGCATCAAGTCGGGTATGAAGGAAATTGATGGCGACGAGTACTACCAGAATTTAGTGGACCTGTTGGAGAAAAAAGACCGCCAGGAAAAGGAGCGTAACCCCCGTGTCCGCCGTCAAAAAATGCAGGTGTACCTCACCGGCAAAGGCTACGAATCCGACCTCATAAAGATGGCCCTGGATGAGCTAGGTAAAGCACCAGAGGAAGACGACGCTTAA
- the gluP gene encoding glucose/galactose MFS transporter, whose translation MLISLILSRINLPVIEHAANEAEATEEQHSSAWQYRHLMLGVVGIFAYVGAEVAIGSHIVSYVALPDVLGLDPKAAGDMVTYYWGAAMVGRFAGAYLLNKFSPTKLLAFNAIGAVILVLISINSTGAVAMWSLLAVGLMNSLMYPTIFTLAVAGLGRHTEEASGLLCTAIVGGALVPMLFGFIADNSGLRVALLLPIVCYVYVMWYGLRGSRRTATV comes from the coding sequence CTGCTGATTAGCCTTATTCTGAGCCGAATCAACCTGCCGGTAATTGAACATGCCGCCAACGAGGCGGAAGCCACCGAGGAGCAACACAGCAGTGCTTGGCAGTATCGTCACCTTATGCTAGGCGTAGTAGGCATTTTCGCGTATGTAGGCGCCGAAGTAGCTATTGGTTCGCACATTGTGAGCTACGTGGCGCTGCCCGACGTACTTGGGCTTGACCCTAAAGCAGCCGGCGACATGGTAACCTATTATTGGGGTGCTGCTATGGTGGGCCGATTTGCCGGAGCGTACCTGCTCAACAAATTTTCGCCTACTAAACTGCTTGCTTTCAATGCTATTGGCGCAGTAATCTTGGTATTGATTTCTATCAATAGCACTGGGGCTGTAGCTATGTGGAGCTTGCTGGCAGTAGGCTTGATGAACTCGCTGATGTACCCTACTATCTTCACGTTGGCTGTTGCGGGTTTAGGTCGTCACACTGAAGAAGCCTCGGGCTTGTTGTGCACTGCCATTGTGGGTGGCGCGCTGGTTCCTATGCTATTTGGCTTTATCGCCGATAACAGCGGATTGCGCGTTGCTTTACTGCTTCCTATCGTGTGCTATGTGTACGTGATGTGGTACGGTTTGCGCGGTAGCCGTCGTACGGCCACCGTGTAA
- a CDS encoding MFS transporter, whose protein sequence is MAAPTPTLSSRPAAGTSSATSQRYTSALSAVTTLFFLWGFITCLNDILIPYLKAIFQLSFAQANLINLCFFGAYFLMSIPAGKLVSRVGYKKGMLIGFAVAALGAFLFYPAAAQRVYGLFLGALFVLASGITILQVAANPYVAILGPPESASARLTLTQAFNSLGTTIAPLLGSALILSRLPALDNATTAASIDISAVQIPYLVIGVLSC, encoded by the coding sequence ATGGCAGCCCCTACCCCAACCCTTAGCAGTCGGCCAGCCGCTGGCACCTCCTCCGCTACCTCTCAGCGCTACACGTCTGCGCTGAGTGCTGTTACTACCCTGTTCTTTTTGTGGGGTTTTATCACGTGTCTTAATGACATCCTAATTCCCTACCTCAAGGCTATCTTCCAACTCTCGTTTGCTCAAGCCAACCTGATTAACCTGTGCTTTTTTGGGGCCTACTTCCTGATGAGTATTCCGGCTGGCAAGTTGGTTTCTCGGGTAGGATATAAGAAGGGCATGCTCATCGGATTTGCAGTAGCAGCCCTTGGCGCATTCCTGTTCTATCCAGCGGCAGCGCAACGAGTGTACGGGCTGTTTCTAGGGGCGCTGTTTGTACTAGCGTCTGGTATTACTATCCTGCAAGTAGCGGCCAATCCGTACGTGGCTATTCTGGGGCCGCCTGAGTCGGCTTCGGCCCGTCTTACGCTCACGCAGGCGTTCAACTCGCTAGGAACCACTATCGCGCCTTTACTCGGTAGTGCCCTCATCCTGAGCCGGCTCCCTGCTCTCGACAATGCCACTACCGCCGCTAGCATTGATATTAGTGCTGTCCAGATTCCGTATTTGGTTATTGGGGTGCTCTCCTGCTGA
- a CDS encoding 1-aminocyclopropane-1-carboxylate deaminase/D-cysteine desulfhydrase → MIIQQLVEPEAERRGIRLLLLRDDLAYPELPGNKWRKLKYNLIEAEQQGHNTLLTFGGAYSNHIAAVAAAGRLQGLRTIGVIRGEETQPLNSTLARAAADGMHLRYLDRSTYRHKQEPAFLAELLRETGPAYVIPEGGSNALALPGCAELVTELAAETDFDYLCVACGTGGTLAGLLTALGQRQAVGVSALKGGEFLRSDIDNLTQAATGLHHQYELRTEYHFGGYAHFSAELLRFIQDFESRHGVLLDPIYTGKLLYGVLDLLRQGYFTAGSTVVAVHTGGLQGWTGFRQRFESRSAWWPTGI, encoded by the coding sequence ATGATCATTCAACAACTAGTAGAACCCGAAGCAGAACGCCGTGGCATTCGGTTGCTACTACTACGCGACGATCTAGCTTATCCGGAGCTGCCCGGCAACAAGTGGCGCAAACTAAAATACAACCTAATCGAAGCCGAGCAGCAAGGCCACAATACGCTGCTAACTTTTGGCGGCGCTTATTCCAACCACATTGCTGCGGTGGCCGCGGCGGGCCGGCTGCAAGGCCTGCGCACCATCGGCGTTATCCGTGGGGAAGAAACACAGCCACTTAACTCCACCCTAGCCCGAGCCGCTGCCGATGGCATGCACTTGCGTTATCTCGACCGAAGCACTTACCGCCACAAGCAAGAACCAGCTTTTCTAGCCGAGCTCCTGCGCGAAACGGGCCCGGCTTACGTCATCCCCGAGGGTGGTTCCAACGCTTTGGCCCTGCCTGGCTGCGCCGAACTAGTGACGGAATTGGCAGCGGAAACGGATTTCGATTATCTCTGCGTAGCCTGCGGCACGGGTGGTACTTTGGCCGGCTTGCTGACAGCGCTAGGTCAGCGCCAAGCCGTAGGTGTATCGGCGCTGAAAGGCGGCGAGTTTCTCCGGTCCGACATCGACAATTTAACCCAAGCTGCCACTGGCCTTCACCACCAATACGAGTTGCGCACGGAGTACCATTTTGGGGGCTACGCGCATTTCTCGGCGGAGCTACTCCGCTTCATTCAAGATTTCGAAAGTCGTCATGGCGTGCTGCTAGACCCCATTTATACTGGCAAACTGCTGTATGGCGTCTTGGATTTGCTGCGGCAAGGCTACTTCACGGCAGGCTCTACTGTGGTGGCTGTGCATACGGGCGGCTTGCAAGGCTGGACTGGTTTCAGGCAGCGGTTTGAAAGCCGTAGTGCTTGGTGGCCCACCGGAATCTAG
- a CDS encoding DUF4230 domain-containing protein: MSFSLLLRRLLPLLFLVGLGWFLWTKVRPALDTLENPLDPAPRITVTHNTVLEKVESLGRLELVRYRFKDVVEYKKSTYRFLPDAKVALIVAGDAIGCLDLRKVRAQDVVFEGDSVVRVALPPAELCTWKIDHKASRVYSVENGFLQDAELVDAGYKYAETNVRRAALQSGILAQTEQNAQQILKPMLETMTGRRVVLTRQTAAPQLPAQR; encoded by the coding sequence ATGTCGTTTTCCCTTTTGCTGCGTCGTTTGTTGCCTCTTTTGTTTTTGGTGGGTTTAGGCTGGTTTCTCTGGACGAAGGTCCGTCCGGCGCTGGATACGCTAGAAAACCCACTAGATCCGGCGCCGCGCATCACGGTCACGCACAACACAGTGCTGGAAAAAGTGGAAAGCTTAGGCCGCTTAGAGTTGGTACGCTACCGGTTCAAAGACGTAGTGGAATACAAGAAAAGCACCTACCGCTTCCTCCCAGACGCCAAAGTAGCCCTCATTGTTGCCGGCGACGCCATTGGCTGCTTAGATCTGCGCAAGGTGCGCGCGCAGGATGTGGTGTTTGAAGGCGACTCGGTGGTGCGCGTAGCCCTGCCACCCGCCGAGTTATGTACCTGGAAAATCGACCACAAGGCTAGCCGGGTTTATAGCGTGGAAAACGGCTTTCTTCAGGATGCCGAACTCGTTGACGCTGGCTATAAATACGCCGAGACTAACGTGCGCCGCGCCGCTTTGCAATCGGGTATCCTGGCCCAAACCGAGCAAAACGCCCAACAAATCCTCAAGCCCATGCTCGAAACCATGACCGGCCGCCGCGTGGTACTCACCCGCCAAACTGCCGCGCCACAGCTACCTGCCCAACGCTAA
- a CDS encoding EamA family transporter — MKLSRHHLAALAAFLVWGFFPIPLRMLTGYASGQILFFRILLSLILLLLIHGLGRRAAVRGVVQQWQAAATAERRRVATSTIVGGLLLTANWLLFIYVVNEVSVQAGSFAYLICPILTALLGFGLLGEKLRPNQWVAIGMSAVSCALLGVGELRMLLMSLVVAFTYALYLITQRRLQGYDRLVLLTVQLGLASLVVLPLAPMLGAQPLAGFADAHLLLFAAILSVGFTVFPLFLNLYALNALPSGTVGILMYTNPIVSFALAFLYFGEEASFTQAVAYGVILLSVALYNLNLTFGKVPDSLVSSSQGQRARGEAYRCYLRALLK, encoded by the coding sequence TTGAAACTTTCTCGACACCACTTGGCCGCGCTGGCGGCTTTCCTTGTCTGGGGCTTTTTTCCAATTCCCCTGCGGATGCTGACTGGCTATGCCAGCGGCCAAATCCTGTTTTTCCGCATCCTGCTTTCTTTAATCCTGCTCCTGCTGATTCATGGCCTGGGCCGACGGGCGGCGGTGCGCGGCGTAGTGCAGCAGTGGCAAGCGGCAGCTACCGCGGAGCGGCGGCGTGTGGCCACGAGCACGATAGTGGGCGGTCTGCTCCTAACGGCTAACTGGCTGCTTTTCATTTATGTGGTCAACGAAGTGAGTGTGCAGGCGGGCTCGTTTGCCTACCTGATTTGCCCCATCCTCACGGCCCTGCTCGGGTTTGGCTTGCTAGGCGAAAAGCTGCGCCCCAACCAGTGGGTGGCCATCGGCATGAGTGCCGTGAGTTGCGCCCTTTTGGGAGTTGGTGAATTGCGAATGCTCCTGATGAGCTTGGTGGTGGCCTTCACATATGCGCTCTACCTCATCACGCAGCGCCGCCTGCAAGGCTACGATCGGCTGGTGCTGCTCACAGTGCAGCTAGGACTGGCTTCGTTGGTAGTACTACCCTTAGCACCGATGTTAGGAGCCCAGCCTCTCGCCGGTTTTGCCGATGCCCATTTGTTGCTTTTTGCGGCTATCCTGAGCGTGGGGTTCACGGTATTTCCGTTGTTTTTGAATCTATATGCCCTCAACGCGCTACCCTCCGGCACCGTCGGCATTCTGATGTACACAAACCCGATTGTGAGCTTTGCGCTGGCTTTTCTGTATTTCGGCGAAGAAGCTTCTTTCACGCAAGCCGTGGCCTATGGCGTGATTTTACTGTCGGTGGCACTCTACAACCTGAATTTAACGTTTGGCAAAGTGCCTGATTCTCTTGTGTCTTCTTCGCAAGGACAGAGAGCTAGGGGTGAGGCGTATCGTTGTTACCTTCGGGCGCTTTTGAAGTAG
- a CDS encoding DUF5686 and carboxypeptidase regulatory-like domain-containing protein, producing the protein MPRYFFLLAFLLTTVAASAGVVRGRVTDAQGGAALAFANVAVRATTTSTATNEQGNYQLRLPAGQYELVFQYVGYKPRIEQVRVAGGDTATVLDVTLTSETYKLREVVVRSTDRDPAYAIIQQAQQWRRYHRREVAAFRARAYIKALARFLEVPGKILGLVKVGPDIKPGIFYLSESVSDMSFRQPNVIQERMISSRVSGDTKGISFNRAGRGAGLNFYDNVLKSGFSERGFVSPIADGAMLFYKYELEGTSQQGGVTVHKIKVTPRRRTDPVFSSGYIYIVDGTWRIHSVSLNLDKNAQLDYVESFHIEQLFAPAPGPSDVWVIQSQKITVGFTAFGFKGNGYLTAVLSNYKVTPTYPNRPAPTVVPPVAANEPAEAPVTRETAADIRKQKPKLAGLNREVRRQTKLAERDTAGLSIGKLKRGEVMLVEKGVNERDSSYWDSIRPIPLTEEEQKDYQVKDSTEVVRNSRPYQDSLDRVRNKLQPTSLLLGGYSYSNTFRKRQWYVAPVFNILNYNTVEGTVINPEFTYTQRTDDRRFYSITPAVRYGFSNELVSPSLSATWQYAPAKLARVSFRAGRFIENFDPHTQLTPFINSYYTLFENRNYAKLYRRDGAQVSYQTEATNGLTLQGTLSYYDRHELANSTVDLLVDKSGRAFTPNEPLNEESPTGTSFGRNQSAAFELVASFRPGQRYISRPDGKYNLGSKYPTFVGIWRQGIGGVVGSDTRYTLLEFGIRQTIEMGLLGTSSYKIAGGGFVGDPKLSFMDYRHFSGNRTYLASDFSQFQLLDYYHYSTHNNFLEAHYNHHFNGFFLNKVPLLRKLKWQEVASLNYLTTKEIGHYVEVGVGLEHIFKVVRLDFYTGLQSGRRVGTGLRVGIGF; encoded by the coding sequence ATGCCCCGCTACTTCTTTCTACTTGCTTTCTTGTTGACCACCGTTGCGGCCTCGGCTGGCGTGGTGCGGGGCCGTGTCACAGATGCCCAAGGAGGCGCTGCCTTAGCTTTTGCCAACGTAGCGGTGCGCGCCACCACTACGAGCACCGCCACCAACGAGCAAGGCAATTACCAATTGCGCTTACCGGCTGGCCAGTATGAGCTAGTTTTTCAGTACGTGGGGTACAAGCCCCGCATCGAGCAAGTACGCGTAGCCGGCGGCGATACAGCCACCGTCCTAGACGTAACCCTGACCTCCGAAACCTATAAGCTGCGCGAAGTAGTGGTGCGCTCCACCGACCGAGACCCGGCCTACGCCATCATTCAGCAGGCGCAACAGTGGCGGCGCTACCACCGCCGGGAAGTGGCCGCGTTTCGCGCCCGCGCCTACATCAAAGCCTTGGCCCGTTTTCTGGAGGTACCCGGCAAAATCTTGGGCTTGGTGAAAGTAGGCCCCGATATCAAGCCCGGTATCTTTTACCTCTCGGAATCGGTGTCGGATATGAGTTTCCGGCAGCCCAACGTGATACAGGAACGCATGATTTCCTCGCGCGTCAGTGGCGACACCAAAGGCATCAGCTTCAACCGGGCTGGCCGCGGCGCCGGCCTCAATTTCTACGACAACGTGCTGAAAAGCGGCTTTTCGGAACGGGGTTTCGTGTCGCCGATTGCCGATGGCGCCATGCTGTTTTACAAGTACGAGCTAGAAGGCACTTCGCAGCAAGGGGGCGTGACGGTGCACAAAATCAAAGTAACACCGCGCCGCCGCACCGACCCGGTGTTTTCCAGCGGCTACATCTACATCGTCGATGGTACCTGGCGCATCCATTCGGTGTCGCTCAACCTCGACAAAAACGCGCAGCTCGACTATGTGGAAAGTTTTCACATCGAGCAGTTGTTTGCGCCCGCGCCAGGCCCGTCCGATGTGTGGGTGATTCAGTCGCAGAAGATTACGGTGGGTTTCACGGCCTTCGGGTTCAAGGGCAATGGCTACCTCACTGCGGTGCTGTCCAACTACAAAGTGACGCCTACTTACCCCAACCGCCCTGCGCCTACCGTCGTGCCGCCGGTGGCCGCCAACGAGCCAGCCGAAGCTCCCGTCACCCGCGAAACCGCCGCCGATATTCGTAAGCAGAAGCCTAAACTGGCGGGCCTGAACCGGGAAGTACGCCGCCAAACCAAGCTAGCCGAGCGCGACACCGCCGGCCTGAGCATCGGCAAGCTGAAACGAGGTGAAGTGATGCTGGTAGAAAAAGGCGTCAACGAGCGAGACTCCAGCTATTGGGACAGTATCCGCCCGATTCCACTTACCGAAGAAGAGCAAAAAGACTACCAGGTAAAGGACAGCACCGAAGTGGTCCGCAACTCGCGCCCCTACCAAGATTCGTTGGACCGGGTGCGCAACAAGCTCCAGCCGACTTCGCTGTTGCTCGGCGGCTACAGCTACTCCAATACCTTCCGCAAGCGGCAGTGGTACGTGGCGCCAGTGTTCAACATCCTGAACTACAACACCGTGGAAGGCACGGTTATCAACCCCGAATTCACGTACACGCAGCGCACCGACGACCGGCGTTTCTACTCTATCACGCCCGCGGTGCGCTATGGCTTTAGCAACGAACTCGTCAGCCCAAGTTTGTCGGCCACTTGGCAATATGCGCCGGCCAAGCTGGCGCGGGTGAGCTTCCGGGCGGGCCGCTTCATCGAAAACTTCGATCCGCATACGCAGCTCACGCCCTTCATCAACAGCTATTACACCCTTTTCGAGAACCGCAATTACGCCAAGCTCTACCGCCGCGACGGCGCCCAAGTCAGCTACCAAACCGAAGCCACCAACGGCCTCACCCTGCAAGGCACCCTGAGCTACTACGACCGGCACGAGCTAGCAAACAGCACCGTCGATTTATTGGTAGACAAGTCGGGGCGAGCCTTCACGCCCAACGAGCCGCTGAACGAAGAGTCGCCCACGGGCACCAGCTTTGGCCGCAACCAATCTGCGGCCTTTGAGCTAGTAGCTTCTTTCCGTCCCGGGCAGCGCTACATCAGCCGCCCCGATGGCAAGTATAATCTCGGCTCGAAGTATCCCACCTTCGTCGGCATCTGGCGGCAAGGCATCGGGGGCGTGGTGGGCTCGGATACGCGCTACACGCTGCTCGAATTCGGTATCCGGCAGACCATTGAAATGGGCCTATTGGGTACTAGCTCATACAAAATAGCGGGGGGCGGCTTCGTAGGTGACCCCAAATTGTCGTTTATGGATTACCGCCATTTCAGCGGTAACCGTACCTATTTAGCTTCTGATTTCAGCCAGTTTCAGCTCCTCGATTATTACCACTACAGCACGCACAATAACTTCCTGGAAGCCCATTACAATCATCATTTCAACGGCTTTTTCCTCAACAAAGTCCCGCTGTTACGTAAGCTAAAGTGGCAGGAAGTAGCTTCGCTTAATTATCTGACTACAAAAGAGATAGGACACTATGTAGAAGTTGGCGTCGGCCTTGAGCACATCTTCAAAGTTGTCCGCCTTGACTTCTATACCGGTCTGCAATCCGGCCGCCGTGTCGGCACAGGCCTGCGGGTAGGCATTGGATTCTAA
- a CDS encoding cysteine hydrolase, with protein sequence MQHAFGLDIPRTLEEVCHPHRMALVVYDMQIGILSQIKNGQEITAQVLRVVEAARRAGIRVIFMRHMSVPKELMGVAQLRMAMAWQRTNSVDDINPWFLPSNPAFQLTPELQPLPSEAVFDKITMSAFESTPLNIVLRDCGINAFAIVGVATEIGIDPTVRHASDLGYIPVIVTDACGAGHAEAARQSIANLEFAGDALFTDVASICQVFESLATKTNAGSSEIER encoded by the coding sequence ATGCAGCATGCTTTCGGCCTTGATATTCCCCGCACGCTAGAAGAGGTGTGCCACCCGCACCGCATGGCCCTTGTGGTGTACGACATGCAAATCGGCATCTTGAGCCAAATCAAGAACGGCCAAGAAATTACGGCGCAGGTGCTACGGGTAGTGGAAGCCGCCCGACGAGCCGGTATCCGCGTAATTTTCATGCGCCACATGTCGGTGCCCAAGGAGCTGATGGGGGTAGCACAACTGCGCATGGCCATGGCCTGGCAACGCACTAATTCGGTGGACGACATCAATCCTTGGTTTTTGCCTAGCAACCCTGCCTTTCAGCTAACGCCAGAGTTGCAGCCGTTGCCCAGCGAGGCGGTCTTCGACAAGATTACCATGTCGGCTTTCGAAAGCACTCCGCTCAACATTGTGCTGCGCGACTGTGGTATCAATGCGTTTGCCATCGTGGGCGTGGCCACCGAAATAGGCATTGACCCTACCGTGCGCCACGCCTCCGACTTAGGCTACATTCCGGTGATAGTAACCGACGCCTGCGGCGCTGGCCATGCCGAGGCCGCCCGCCAATCCATTGCCAACCTCGAGTTTGCCGGCGACGCGCTATTTACCGATGTAGCCAGCATCTGCCAGGTGTTTGAATCATTAGCCACCAAAACAAATGCCGGCAGCTCGGAAATTGAGCGTTAA
- a CDS encoding DUF4834 family protein, which translates to MVKFLLIFFVISLVLRFVLPVLMRWLVVGFVKKQTRRYSQQFGANPFEAPAEPPRNHSAGAGQVRVDYVPPKQQAKAAKHFEGGDYVDFEEVK; encoded by the coding sequence ATGGTTAAGTTCCTGCTGATTTTCTTCGTTATTTCTCTGGTTCTCCGCTTTGTCTTACCGGTGCTGATGCGTTGGCTGGTGGTAGGATTTGTGAAGAAGCAAACCCGCCGCTACAGCCAGCAGTTTGGCGCCAACCCGTTTGAAGCACCAGCCGAGCCGCCGCGCAACCACTCTGCCGGCGCCGGCCAAGTCCGTGTAGATTATGTGCCCCCGAAGCAGCAAGCGAAAGCTGCTAAGCATTTTGAAGGCGGCGACTACGTCGATTTCGAGGAAGTGAAATAA
- a CDS encoding YfhO family protein, which translates to MIERQISRNNLQVLNMLNTRYIIQPAQPASQEGQPGQPEQAQRNPGALGNAWFVNEVQKVQNPDQEINALTNLNTATTAVVDVSKFPLNKTSYNAPGSTIALTKYEPDALTYRATATADAFVVFSEIYYADGWNAYLDGKKVPYVRANYVLRAMPLPAGTHTIEFKFEPTEYAIGNTVSLVSSVLLILALIGAIVYATRRKSTPEPSLV; encoded by the coding sequence TTGATTGAGCGGCAGATTTCGCGCAATAATTTGCAGGTGCTGAACATGCTGAACACACGCTACATCATTCAGCCCGCGCAGCCAGCCAGCCAGGAAGGGCAACCCGGCCAGCCCGAGCAGGCGCAGCGCAACCCCGGCGCGTTAGGCAATGCTTGGTTTGTAAACGAGGTGCAGAAGGTGCAGAACCCCGACCAGGAAATTAATGCCCTGACTAACCTCAATACGGCCACCACCGCAGTAGTCGATGTCTCGAAGTTCCCGCTAAACAAAACCAGCTACAACGCACCTGGTTCAACTATTGCCCTCACCAAGTACGAGCCCGATGCGCTGACTTACCGCGCCACCGCCACGGCCGATGCCTTCGTAGTGTTTTCGGAAATCTACTATGCCGACGGGTGGAACGCCTACCTCGACGGTAAGAAGGTGCCGTACGTGCGCGCCAACTACGTGCTACGGGCTATGCCCCTACCAGCAGGCACCCACACCATCGAGTTCAAGTTCGAGCCAACCGAGTACGCCATCGGCAACACGGTGTCCTTGGTGTCGTCGGTGCTATTGATTCTGGCGCTGATAGGAGCTATAGTGTATGCCACGCGGCGGAAAAGCACACCGGAGCCATCTTTAGTGTAG